Proteins from one Embleya scabrispora genomic window:
- a CDS encoding ABC transporter permease gives MSFASARPLRPDRAPDRRARLYRFGALFGAGFRRWSTYRQAALAGLFTNIVFGVMIYSLLRALADDGRRPGGYDTTQLATYVWVGQGILSVVHVWSWNELADRVRSGDVTADLLRPIDPFEAFLAADLGRAAYAVLARMVVPVLAGGLMFTLYIPHRLYTVPLFAISLTLGTVLSFTLRYLVNLGAFWLLDARGLTAVWLLASGVFAGTFFPLRFLPEWGQAILWFATPFPGLFQIPLDVLVERPGPAQQIGSVVLQLVWVAILIPLVWRVQRAATDRLVIQGG, from the coding sequence ATGTCGTTCGCTTCCGCGCGCCCGCTGCGGCCCGACCGCGCGCCCGATCGCCGGGCCCGCTTGTACCGCTTCGGCGCGCTGTTCGGCGCGGGCTTTCGCCGCTGGTCCACGTACCGCCAGGCGGCGCTCGCCGGACTGTTCACCAACATCGTCTTCGGTGTGATGATCTACTCGCTGCTGCGCGCCCTGGCCGACGACGGCCGCCGGCCCGGCGGCTACGACACCACGCAACTCGCCACCTACGTCTGGGTCGGCCAGGGCATCCTCAGCGTCGTCCACGTGTGGTCCTGGAACGAACTCGCCGACCGCGTCCGCAGCGGTGACGTGACCGCCGATCTGCTGCGCCCCATCGACCCCTTCGAAGCGTTCCTGGCCGCCGATCTGGGGCGCGCCGCCTACGCGGTCCTCGCCCGCATGGTCGTCCCCGTCCTCGCCGGCGGCCTGATGTTCACCCTGTACATCCCGCATCGCCTCTACACGGTGCCGCTGTTCGCGATCTCGCTGACCCTGGGCACAGTGCTCAGCTTCACCCTGCGCTATCTGGTCAACCTCGGCGCGTTCTGGCTCCTCGACGCGCGCGGCCTGACCGCGGTGTGGCTGCTCGCCTCCGGGGTGTTCGCGGGCACCTTCTTCCCGCTGCGCTTCCTGCCCGAGTGGGGGCAGGCCATCCTGTGGTTCGCCACCCCGTTCCCCGGGTTGTTCCAGATCCCGCTCGACGTGCTGGTCGAACGTCCCGGCCCCGCACAGCAGATCGGCAGCGTCGTCCTGCAACTGGTGTGGGTCGCCATCCTGATCCCGCTCGTGTGGCGCGTGCAGCGCGCCGCCACCGACAGGCTGGTGATCCAGGGTGGCTGA